In Nycticebus coucang isolate mNycCou1 chromosome 9, mNycCou1.pri, whole genome shotgun sequence, the following are encoded in one genomic region:
- the RDH12 gene encoding retinol dehydrogenase 12 isoform X2 codes for MLVTLGLLTSFFSFLYVMAPSIRKFFASGVCQTSVQIPGKVVVITGANTGIGKETARELARRGARVYIACRDVLKGESAASEIRADTKNSQVLVRKLDLSDTKSIRAFAEGFLAGVMMYPYSKTADGFETHIGVNHLGHFLLTHLLLEQLKKSAPARVVNLSSVVHHVGKIHFYDLHGEKHYSRGFAYCHSKLANILFTRELAKKLKGTGVTTYAVHPGIVRSELVRHSFLLCLLLRLFSPFVKTVREGAQTSLHCALAEGLEPLSGKYFSDCKRTWVSPRARDNKTAERLWNVSCELLGIKWE; via the exons ATGCTGGTTACCCTGGGACTgctcacttctttcttttctttcttgtatgtGATGGCTCCATCCATCAG GAAGTTCTTTGCCAGTGGAGTATGTCAGACAAGCGTGCAGATTCCTGGGAAAGTGGTGGTGATCACTGGCGCCAACACAGGCATCGGCAAGGAGACGGCCAGAGAGCTCGCTCGCAGAG GAGCCCGAGTGTACATTGCCTGCCGGGATGTACTGAAGGGGGAGTCTGCTGCCAGTGAAATCCGAGCAGATACAAAGAACTCCCAGGTGCTGGTGCGGAAACTAGACCTATCTGACACCAAATCCATCCGAGCCTTTGCTGAGGGCTTTCTGGCAG GAGTGATGATGTATCCATATTCCAAGACAGCTGATGGCTTTGAAACCCATATAGGAGTCAACCACCTAG GCCACTTCCTTCTTACCCACCTTCTTCTGGAGCAACTGAAGAAGTCTGCTCCTGCACGGGTGGTGAACCTGTCCTCTGTGGTCCACCATGTTGGCAAGATTCACTTCTACGACCTCCATGGAGAAAAGCACTATAGCAGGGGTTTTGCCTATTGCCACAGCAAGCTGGCCAACATACTTTTTACTCGGGAGCTGGCCAAGAAACTCAAAG GCACGGGAGTCACCACCTATGCAGTGCACCCAGGCATTGTCCGCTCCGAGCTGGTCCGGCATTCCTTCCTGCTGTGCCTGCTCTTGCGTCTTTTCTCCCCCTTTGTCAAGACGGTGCGGGAGGGGGCGCAGACCAGCCTCCACTGCGCCCTGGCTGAGGGCCTGGAGCCCCTGAGTGGCAAGTATTTCAG TGACTGCAAGAGGACCTGGGTGTCTCCAAGGGCCCGAGATAACAAAACAGCTGAGCGCCTGTGGAATGTCAGCTGTGAGCTTCTCGGAATCAAGTGGGAGTAG
- the RDH12 gene encoding retinol dehydrogenase 12 isoform X3 has product MLVTLGLLTSFFSFLYVMAPSIRKFFASGVCQTSVQIPGKVVVITGANTGIGKETARELARRGARVYIACRDVLKGESAASEIRADTKNSQVLVRKLDLSDTKSIRAFAEGFLAGHFLLTHLLLEQLKKSAPARVVNLSSVVHHVGKIHFYDLHGEKHYSRGFAYCHSKLANILFTRELAKKLKGTGVTTYAVHPGIVRSELVRHSFLLCLLLRLFSPFVKTVREGAQTSLHCALAEGLEPLSGKYFSDCKRTWVSPRARDNKTAERLWNVSCELLGIKWE; this is encoded by the exons ATGCTGGTTACCCTGGGACTgctcacttctttcttttctttcttgtatgtGATGGCTCCATCCATCAG GAAGTTCTTTGCCAGTGGAGTATGTCAGACAAGCGTGCAGATTCCTGGGAAAGTGGTGGTGATCACTGGCGCCAACACAGGCATCGGCAAGGAGACGGCCAGAGAGCTCGCTCGCAGAG GAGCCCGAGTGTACATTGCCTGCCGGGATGTACTGAAGGGGGAGTCTGCTGCCAGTGAAATCCGAGCAGATACAAAGAACTCCCAGGTGCTGGTGCGGAAACTAGACCTATCTGACACCAAATCCATCCGAGCCTTTGCTGAGGGCTTTCTGGCAG GCCACTTCCTTCTTACCCACCTTCTTCTGGAGCAACTGAAGAAGTCTGCTCCTGCACGGGTGGTGAACCTGTCCTCTGTGGTCCACCATGTTGGCAAGATTCACTTCTACGACCTCCATGGAGAAAAGCACTATAGCAGGGGTTTTGCCTATTGCCACAGCAAGCTGGCCAACATACTTTTTACTCGGGAGCTGGCCAAGAAACTCAAAG GCACGGGAGTCACCACCTATGCAGTGCACCCAGGCATTGTCCGCTCCGAGCTGGTCCGGCATTCCTTCCTGCTGTGCCTGCTCTTGCGTCTTTTCTCCCCCTTTGTCAAGACGGTGCGGGAGGGGGCGCAGACCAGCCTCCACTGCGCCCTGGCTGAGGGCCTGGAGCCCCTGAGTGGCAAGTATTTCAG TGACTGCAAGAGGACCTGGGTGTCTCCAAGGGCCCGAGATAACAAAACAGCTGAGCGCCTGTGGAATGTCAGCTGTGAGCTTCTCGGAATCAAGTGGGAGTAG
- the RDH12 gene encoding retinol dehydrogenase 12 isoform X1 — MLVTLGLLTSFFSFLYVMAPSIRKFFASGVCQTSVQIPGKVVVITGANTGIGKETARELARRGARVYIACRDVLKGESAASEIRADTKNSQVLVRKLDLSDTKSIRAFAEGFLAEERQLHILINNAGVMMYPYSKTADGFETHIGVNHLGHFLLTHLLLEQLKKSAPARVVNLSSVVHHVGKIHFYDLHGEKHYSRGFAYCHSKLANILFTRELAKKLKGTGVTTYAVHPGIVRSELVRHSFLLCLLLRLFSPFVKTVREGAQTSLHCALAEGLEPLSGKYFSDCKRTWVSPRARDNKTAERLWNVSCELLGIKWE, encoded by the exons ATGCTGGTTACCCTGGGACTgctcacttctttcttttctttcttgtatgtGATGGCTCCATCCATCAG GAAGTTCTTTGCCAGTGGAGTATGTCAGACAAGCGTGCAGATTCCTGGGAAAGTGGTGGTGATCACTGGCGCCAACACAGGCATCGGCAAGGAGACGGCCAGAGAGCTCGCTCGCAGAG GAGCCCGAGTGTACATTGCCTGCCGGGATGTACTGAAGGGGGAGTCTGCTGCCAGTGAAATCCGAGCAGATACAAAGAACTCCCAGGTGCTGGTGCGGAAACTAGACCTATCTGACACCAAATCCATCCGAGCCTTTGCTGAGGGCTTTCTGGCAG AGGAAAGGCAGCTTCATATTCTGATCAACAATGCAGGAGTGATGATGTATCCATATTCCAAGACAGCTGATGGCTTTGAAACCCATATAGGAGTCAACCACCTAG GCCACTTCCTTCTTACCCACCTTCTTCTGGAGCAACTGAAGAAGTCTGCTCCTGCACGGGTGGTGAACCTGTCCTCTGTGGTCCACCATGTTGGCAAGATTCACTTCTACGACCTCCATGGAGAAAAGCACTATAGCAGGGGTTTTGCCTATTGCCACAGCAAGCTGGCCAACATACTTTTTACTCGGGAGCTGGCCAAGAAACTCAAAG GCACGGGAGTCACCACCTATGCAGTGCACCCAGGCATTGTCCGCTCCGAGCTGGTCCGGCATTCCTTCCTGCTGTGCCTGCTCTTGCGTCTTTTCTCCCCCTTTGTCAAGACGGTGCGGGAGGGGGCGCAGACCAGCCTCCACTGCGCCCTGGCTGAGGGCCTGGAGCCCCTGAGTGGCAAGTATTTCAG TGACTGCAAGAGGACCTGGGTGTCTCCAAGGGCCCGAGATAACAAAACAGCTGAGCGCCTGTGGAATGTCAGCTGTGAGCTTCTCGGAATCAAGTGGGAGTAG